TTCACCGCACCGACGACATTGCGCCTGTTCTTCAAGCTGGCCGATTTCTTTGTAAAAGCTGACCCCAAGCTGGGCCGGGCGTTGAAAAATGTGGAAAAATTTACCAAACGGAAGCCAAAGCAAGGTGAAAATAACGGTGATGGCATGCAGTATCGCCAAAAATTCATAGCCATAGCCTTTCATCCACGAATAACTGGCGGTCAGCATCAATCCTGTGACGCTGACTGAAAACAAAAGGATCAGCGGCAGAAAATCTTCACCAAATTGCTGGATGGCCGCCGCGCCGTGGTCACGCATCCGGCGGCGCATGGCGAGCATGACGCCTAAAATCACGGCAAACGAGGCCCACACCAATCCGTGAAAGATCAGGAAACCAAACAAGGAATGGACTGGAAAGGAAAAGGTCGGGAAGCCGAAAACAAAGGTTCGATACCATTCCAGGTTTTCAGGGACGGTTTCAAAATGAATCCACCCAAAAACAAGGGGGAAGGTGATGGCGATTGCCAGCACACATCCCCACATAATGAACCAGTGCGCACCCCAGCGCGCTTTGCCTCGACGAAAAATAAATTGATTGAATGCAAAATCAGAACTGACCTTTTTCACCCAGTGGATGGCATTGTGAATCAGATACTGAGGGCGAAAAAACACCTGCCAGCCGCGTTTCCAATACATGGCGGTCGGCGGGCGTTGCAGCCACATCGAATACCGGTAGGTCAACCCGAAGGTCGCAAACAGAACGGCAAACGTGTAGCCAACCAGCGCGGCATCAAAATGGGTCAGGTTCCGCGAACCAACCACAATCATCCCTGTCAACAACAGTGTGACGACAACTCCCCAGGCAATGGCTTTCAGTTTTTCAGGTTTCATACTGATTTAGGGTTCAGGGTTCAGGGTTCGGGGTTCAGGGTTCGGGGTTCGGGGTTCGGGGTTCGGGGTTCGGGGTTCGGGGTTCGGGGTTCGTTCGGGGTTCTTCGAATTGAGTATCTTTTCGTGATCGTTGTTCTTTTGCTTGTTTCCCCGAAACCCAGTTTTCAAACCCTGAACCCTGAACCCTGAACCCTATTTCGTTGCTTGTGCCGTTTGGGTTGTTGGCGGTGTTGGCGGTGTCAGTGCTTTCGGATCGCGGACGGCCAACTGTCCTTTGCGCAAGAAATTAATGGATTCGCCCAAAATCCGGGCGGCTTCCTGTGGGGCGTGGAATCCGGTCGAGTTTTCAGCTTCGACAAAATCCAGGTAGAACTGTCCCCGGCGTTGGAAATCCTGAGCCAGGGCCAGATCGGCATCAGTCTTGCCAGCAGCTTTGGCCGCTTTGATGTCGTTAATGAGATCCATTAAGGCATCCATCGCCAGGTTTCTGAGTTGATAGGTTCGTTCCTGAATCGTCTCAACCCGAGCTTTTAATTCAGCTTCCGGCCATTTGTGACACGTCTGGCAGGCATTATTGATATTGAGCAATGGACTGCGGACGTGGTGGTCGCTGATTT
This genomic stretch from Acidobacteriota bacterium harbors:
- a CDS encoding MFS transporter codes for the protein MKPEKLKAIAWGVVVTLLLTGMIVVGSRNLTHFDAALVGYTFAVLFATFGLTYRYSMWLQRPPTAMYWKRGWQVFFRPQYLIHNAIHWVKKVSSDFAFNQFIFRRGKARWGAHWFIMWGCVLAIAITFPLVFGWIHFETVPENLEWYRTFVFGFPTFSFPVHSLFGFLIFHGLVWASFAVILGVMLAMRRRMRDHGAAAIQQFGEDFLPLILLFSVSVTGLMLTASYSWMKGYGYEFLAILHAITVIFTLLWLPFGKFFHIFQRPAQLGVSFYKEIGQLEEQAQCRRCGEAFASKMHVQDLIQVQQQLGFTYEIDSEVEHYQWICPACRRRMLAIAQGQVWKNQG